The window AACATCCGCGTTTAACTTCGTGTGTGATTCCTCTTGCCAATATTTTGCTTCATTCATCTTGTGATGCCGGAATTGAAGCGAGCGAGGCGTGCGTGCGTTGCGTGGGTCTGATCTTTGAAGGTTGAGATATGTGGAGAATGAGCTGTTGAAGAAGAGGGGCCAAGAAGATTGATGTGATAGACAAGGAGGAGAAATGACCAGGTCGATGAGCTCAAGGTTTTTAGCCGAGTAGAGCTTCGATGTACTCCTGTAAGCCTAGATTTTTCATGGTTTTGATGTGTTGTGCGTTGTAATGATGGTGCCAATCTGTTTTTTTGCTTATAGGTTAGGAAGAACTCGGAAGAGAGCTCAACGCAGTGGATCACCGGCATTGCTGAAGTTCATCTGCCTATTGTGTAAGTTCTTGTGCTCCTTAGTTTGTTCATGTTTATTAAAGTAAGTTTGCACTGCTTTGTACCATCATATATGCAGATCATCACCCAAAAGTACGTTCTAAACTATACTGGCGTGAATAATCTAGTTATGGAATTCTCTAGGAATATTTCTGGCCATAATTGATGATCTGTGAACCGCTGGTTTTGTTTTACTGCAAGATATTGGTAGTTGTCATATGAAATTCTCGACATTAGGTTTAAGGCAGATTGGAGAAGTGGCATTAGTTAGGGAACCCCTTTAGTTCATATGATTATTTGTACTCCTTAGTTTGCAAGTTTTGATATTGGGACATGGGTATTAGTGCTTGACATTTCCGCAAAAAAACGCCTTGTCCTTACCTGTTGAACAGTATATTGAAGTTACAGCAAGGAAGTTTTCTGTTTAGTTCATGGCTCACTACGTTCTTAGGAAAAAAAAGTGTGAACTGGAAGCAGTTGTGTATATAATAATCACATATTTGAAAGCCGAGAATGTTGAATTTCACATTTTGCAATGCTTGTGAAATTTACAAGCCAATTGTAGGTAAAATCGATTAGTTCTGCTCCAATCCTTTTGCTTTGCGATGCTATCACTCGATTGTAAGGAGCATCATTCTGAACTTACACTTAACCTTACATCTTCTGAAATCCCATTTGGGGTCCATGTGGGATGTAGAGGCTGGATTgatatccattatctaaaaaatattctGAAAGCCCATAAGGGCAATAATTCTTTCAATATATAATACCTTTTTGAACATAGTTTCTGCTACCTGTGATACACTGATCATGATGTTACACTGTTACTAGTCTGTGTGGTACTGTGTTCAATAGCTATAGCAGTTTTCAATCAATATGGCAaagaagaataaaaaaaatgcaacctAATATACAACTTATCTCATCATTACAGTACAGTCCCAGCAGATAtttcaagaaaagaaaactacAAGCTTCATACACTTCTATATACTAATAGAGcaatgggagaaaaaaaaatcccattgtCACAAAATTTCAAATGATAAGGAGCATCCTTGCTTGCAGTTCTGACGACTGATTTAAACTGGGGTGTGAATTTGGAAATGCAAGCTGTGTTGTGATGCAAAACCTCAGTGCTGGACCTGCTGATTGCCTCCTTGTTGCAAATTAACCAAGCTAAAATATGTTCCAGAGAGGCCCTTGGCCATGAGGGATGCGTGTGTGCCCTTCTCCACAACTGTCCCTTTTTCGAGCACAGTGATAAGGTCGCAGTTTTGTATAGTGCTGAGCCTGTGTGCGACCACCACACTTGTTCTGCCAATCATCACCCGATCCAGTGCCTCTTGTACCACTTTCTCAGACTGGCTGTCTAGCGCACTTGTAGCCTCATCCAGAAGTAGGATAGCTGGGTTCTTCAGGATGGCACGGGCAATTGCAATGCGTTGTTTCTGCCCTCCTGATAACTGAACTCCTCTCTCACCACACCACGTGTCATATCCATCCTTCAGGTTGCTGATGAAGTCATGTGCATTAGCAGATCTTGCTGCATCCTCAATTTCCGCCTCACTAGCCGTTTCTGTGCCATACACAATGTTTTCTCTGATTGTACCTGCAAATAGTGTTGGCTCTTGGCTGACCAGTCCAATGTGCCGCCGCAGGGCTCGAAGATTATATGCTTTGATATCCCTTCCATCTATCTTCACCGACCCCCTAATTGGGTCGTAGAACCTCTCTATGAGCCCAATGATGGTTGACTTGCCAGAGCCACTTTGCCCAACCAGGGCTGTTGACTTGCCTGGTTGGATGCTCAATGTGAACCCTTTGAAGATTATAACATCTGGCCTTGATGGGTATGCAAAATCGACTCCTCTGATGTCCACCTCGCCTTTGAGCTTCTCTGGCTTGTATCCCTGAGGGTTGTCAGGATCAATTTCTGTTTCCCGGTCAAGAACAGCAAATACTGAAGCAACTGCATCTGCACCCTTAGCTAGGTCTGTTGTCATGCTTCCTGCATCTGCAATCACACGACCTGTGCTTACTAGAATCATGAAGGTTTGGAAGAGCTCCTTAGCACTAATGTGGTGCTCAGCCATAAGCCTGCCACCATACCAAAAGTCAAGGGCCCATGTGCATGTCATAAGGCTCATGGAGGTGCCGAGTCCGAGCCCTGCAAACCATGATTGCCGGATGCTTTCCTTGCGTGGTCCATCTTGTGATTGTTCAAAAAGGCGTAAGATGCGCTCTTGGGATGAGAAGGCTGTAATTGTACGAAGATTGGAGACTGCCTCAGCAGCTAGCTTGCTACTTTCAGCTTGTGCATGTATTGATTTCTTGGACATGCTCTTGAGTAAGACACGGCGAGCATAAAAGCAAACAATGATCAGAGGCTGCACTGCTATCATAACAAGGGCCAAACGCCAGGCAATGACCAGACCCATGGTGCATGCAATAAGCACTGCTGAAATAGTCTGGATCACCAGAGCCATTCGATCACCCACGAGAGACCTCAcctacaacaacaacaaaagtatGGCAGGTCAGTCACAATTCCATTTTAATTATCTACAATTCTACATACTTATTTTGATATATGGACTTACAACGTTGGCGTCCTTAGCTAGCTGTGAGCATATGGCACCACTGGAGTTCTCGTCACGGTCAAACCACCCAATTTCGAAGGTGAGGATCTTTGCAAGCATCTGCTCCCTGATTCTCTTGGTGAGGTATTCCCCCATTGCACCAAAGTTGTAATGCTGACCAATATTTATCAAAAATGAGAGCACTGCTAGACCTACGAAGATGAGTGCGTAGGTCCTTGTTTTGTCCTTGATCTCCGCATGATCTGTCAAGAAGTAGACTGAGATCATGCTTCCCATGGCATATGCATATGCTGGCTGGATGCCTCCAAACACAACTGCGCTAAAACTCCCCATTAGTGCTTGCTTCCACTCTGGTGCATTAAGCATAAGTAGCCTTCTGAAGGATGGCACTGGAAGCTTTGGCTTCTCAGTGTTGTCATCATCTCTTGCATCACCCAATGACCTTGCTGAGCTTGACCTGCTAGCTGCAGAGAACCTCCTGCTCATGCTGTGGCTGCTGGACTGCCCTACAGCGGATGTACTACCAGTTACACCAATCTCATCAATCTCATTTGAATCTCTGGTCTGTTGAAGGCGCACAAGAGATGAATAGAGGCCATTATCATTGGCAATGAGCT of the Oryza sativa Japonica Group chromosome 2, ASM3414082v1 genome contains:
- the LOC4328570 gene encoding putative multidrug resistance protein translates to MGGGDGGAGKAKARPVFSSFMTVFMHADAADVALMVLGLLGAMGDGISTPVMLLITSRIFNDLGSGADIVKEFSSKVNVNARNLVFLAAASWVMAFLEGYCWARTAERQASRMRARYLRAVLRQDVEYFDLKKGSTAEVITSVSNDSLVVQDVLSEKVPNFVMNAAMFAGSYAVGFALLWRLTLVALPSVVLLIIPGFMYGRILVGLARRIREQYTRPGAIAEQAVSSARTVYSFVAERTTMAQFSAALEESARLGLKQGLAKGIAVGSNGITFAIWAFNVWYGSRLVMYHGYQGGTVFAVSAAIVVGGLALGSGLSNVKYFSEASSAAERILEVIRRVPKIDSESDTGEELANVTGEVEFRNVEFCYPSRPESPIFVSFNLRVPAGRTVALVGGSGSGKSTVIALLERFYDPSAGEVMVDGVDIRRLRLKWLRAQMGLVSQEPALFATSIRENILFGKEEATAEEVVAAAKAANAHNFISQLPQGYDTQVGERGVQMSGGQKQRIAIARAILKSPKILLLDEATSALDTESERVVQEALDLASMGRTTIVIAHRLSTIRNADIIAVMQSGEVKELGPHDELIANDNGLYSSLVRLQQTRDSNEIDEIGVTGSTSAVGQSSSHSMSRRFSAASRSSSARSLGDARDDDNTEKPKLPVPSFRRLLMLNAPEWKQALMGSFSAVVFGGIQPAYAYAMGSMISVYFLTDHAEIKDKTRTYALIFVGLAVLSFLINIGQHYNFGAMGEYLTKRIREQMLAKILTFEIGWFDRDENSSGAICSQLAKDANVVRSLVGDRMALVIQTISAVLIACTMGLVIAWRLALVMIAVQPLIIVCFYARRVLLKSMSKKSIHAQAESSKLAAEAVSNLRTITAFSSQERILRLFEQSQDGPRKESIRQSWFAGLGLGTSMSLMTCTWALDFWYGGRLMAEHHISAKELFQTFMILVSTGRVIADAGSMTTDLAKGADAVASVFAVLDRETEIDPDNPQGYKPEKLKGEVDIRGVDFAYPSRPDVIIFKGFTLSIQPGKSTALVGQSGSGKSTIIGLIERFYDPIRGSVKIDGRDIKAYNLRALRRHIGLVSQEPTLFAGTIRENIVYGTETASEAEIEDAARSANAHDFISNLKDGYDTWCGERGVQLSGGQKQRIAIARAILKNPAILLLDEATSALDSQSEKVVQEALDRVMIGRTSVVVAHRLSTIQNCDLITVLEKGTVVEKGTHASLMAKGLSGTYFSLVNLQQGGNQQVQH